In Geopsychrobacter electrodiphilus DSM 16401, a single window of DNA contains:
- the rfbD gene encoding dTDP-4-dehydrorhamnose reductase, with amino-acid sequence MSTTKRKLALIGANGMLASAIRKLAPSEYLIQTYDLPDFDLTSRQQVLALRHSAPDIILNCAAFTNVDGCEEQRELAMRVNGGGPGLLAELANNIDAVLVHISTDFVFDGKKGRPYLEEDQPRPLSVYGKSKLEGERQILQSGLKKYFIVRTSWLYGAGGNNFVETIIRLATERKELSIVTDQLGTPTYTSDLATAIFQLLAVPPNTLPLTPYGIYHYSNEGECSWFDFATEIVVQLRTWQGVKVEHLIPIPTEGYPLPAERPKYSVMSKDKIRLAANLVIPAWQESLKAYFKQRNSKEDFS; translated from the coding sequence TTGTCTACAACAAAACGCAAACTGGCTCTTATCGGCGCCAATGGAATGCTGGCCTCAGCAATCCGAAAGCTGGCTCCTTCTGAGTATCTTATTCAGACATACGATCTGCCTGATTTTGACCTGACGAGTCGCCAGCAGGTTCTTGCGTTGCGCCATAGCGCACCTGATATCATCCTCAACTGTGCCGCTTTTACCAATGTCGATGGTTGTGAAGAGCAGCGTGAACTGGCCATGCGGGTTAATGGTGGTGGGCCCGGGTTGTTAGCCGAATTGGCTAACAATATCGACGCCGTGTTGGTGCACATATCGACCGACTTTGTTTTTGATGGCAAAAAAGGGAGGCCCTACCTCGAGGAGGATCAGCCGCGGCCACTTTCCGTTTATGGCAAGAGCAAGCTGGAGGGCGAACGGCAGATATTGCAGTCGGGATTGAAGAAATATTTCATCGTCCGTACCAGCTGGTTGTACGGTGCAGGCGGAAATAACTTTGTTGAAACCATCATCCGCCTTGCAACTGAGCGCAAGGAACTCTCCATCGTTACGGATCAACTTGGCACACCGACTTATACCAGCGATTTAGCTACCGCGATTTTCCAGCTGTTGGCTGTGCCCCCTAACACTTTACCCCTCACACCTTACGGTATCTATCACTACAGCAACGAGGGTGAGTGCAGCTGGTTCGATTTTGCTACAGAGATTGTTGTTCAACTGCGGACCTGGCAGGGAGTCAAGGTCGAGCACCTGATCCCCATCCCTACGGAGGGCTACCCATTGCCCGCCGAAAGACCGAAATATTCGGTGATGTCCAAGGACAAGATCAGACTGGCGGCCAACTTGGTTATTCCAGCATGGCAAGAGAGCCTGAAGGCTTACTTTAAACAACGAAATTCAAAAGAGGACTTCTCGTGA
- the rfbA gene encoding glucose-1-phosphate thymidylyltransferase RfbA — MSIQKGIILAGGSGTRLYPLTLVASKQLQAIYDKPMIYYPLSTLMRAGVKDILIISTPLDTPRFEALLGDGSRWGIKLSYVVQPEPKGIAQAFLVGEEFIDSQAVALILGDNIFYGKMGLTRIFAEFGSGAKVFGYQVNDPERYGVVEFDRNGHAIGIEEKPSQPKSRYAVPGLYLYDEKVVELTKQLVPSARGELEITDLNLVYLRRQELMVEKLERGIAWLDTGTHRSLLEASHFIGTLEARQGVKIACLEEVAYRKGFIDKTKFVTVIEQTPKSSYREYLEQIYNEEP; from the coding sequence GTGAGTATACAAAAAGGCATCATTCTCGCCGGCGGCTCTGGTACGCGTCTTTATCCTTTGACCCTGGTGGCCAGTAAGCAATTGCAAGCGATCTACGATAAGCCGATGATTTACTATCCGCTCTCGACGTTGATGCGCGCCGGTGTGAAGGATATCCTGATTATCTCCACGCCGCTTGATACGCCTCGCTTCGAGGCCCTGCTTGGTGACGGCAGTCGCTGGGGGATTAAGCTCAGCTATGTTGTCCAGCCGGAGCCCAAGGGGATTGCACAGGCGTTTCTGGTCGGCGAGGAGTTTATCGACAGCCAGGCGGTCGCTCTGATCCTGGGGGACAATATCTTCTATGGTAAGATGGGTCTGACCCGCATTTTTGCTGAATTTGGAAGCGGCGCCAAGGTCTTCGGTTATCAGGTGAATGATCCGGAGCGTTACGGGGTGGTCGAGTTCGACCGAAATGGGCATGCGATCGGCATTGAAGAGAAGCCGTCACAGCCGAAGTCGCGCTATGCCGTGCCTGGCCTTTATCTCTATGATGAAAAAGTTGTCGAACTGACCAAGCAGTTGGTCCCTTCTGCCAGGGGAGAGCTGGAAATCACAGATCTTAACCTGGTTTATTTGCGGCGCCAGGAGTTGATGGTCGAAAAATTGGAACGCGGAATTGCCTGGCTCGATACCGGTACTCACAGGAGTCTGCTTGAAGCGAGCCACTTTATAGGTACCCTTGAAGCCCGTCAAGGTGTCAAGATTGCTTGTCTTGAAGAGGTCGCATATCGTAAAGGATTTATCGACAAGACCAAGTTTGTGACTGTAATTGAGCAGACGCCAAAATCGAGTTATCGGGAATATCTTGAGCAGATTTATAATGAAGAGCCCTGA
- the rfbC gene encoding dTDP-4-dehydrorhamnose 3,5-epimerase, with protein MKVIPTEIPEVLIVEPQVFGDERGFFYESFNQKRWEQLTGLQTTFVQDNHSRSAKGVLRGLHYQIQHPQGKLVRVIAGEVFDVAVDLRTGSKTFGKWTGDFLSAENNKQMWIPEGFAHGFLVLSESAEFLYKTTDYYASEYERCIIWDDPSLGIDWPLTGDPVLSTKDQAGVIFTAAELY; from the coding sequence ATGAAGGTTATTCCTACTGAAATTCCCGAAGTGTTGATTGTTGAGCCTCAGGTGTTTGGCGACGAACGAGGTTTTTTCTACGAAAGCTTTAATCAGAAACGTTGGGAACAATTGACCGGATTGCAAACGACTTTTGTTCAGGATAACCACTCGCGTTCCGCAAAGGGAGTTTTGCGGGGGCTGCATTATCAGATTCAGCACCCGCAAGGTAAATTGGTGCGAGTGATCGCGGGCGAGGTATTTGATGTGGCCGTCGATCTTCGCACAGGATCAAAAACATTCGGTAAGTGGACCGGTGATTTCCTTTCTGCCGAGAATAATAAGCAGATGTGGATACCTGAAGGCTTCGCGCATGGCTTTCTGGTTTTGAGTGAGTCTGCTGAATTTCTGTACAAGACCACAGATTACTATGCATCAGAGTATGAGCGCTGCATTATTTGGGATGACCCATCTTTAGGGATAGATTGGCCGTTAACGGGTGACCCTGTTTTATCAACCAAGGACCAGGCCGGGGTGATTTTTACCGCTGCTGAACTTTATTAA